In a genomic window of Cytobacillus sp. FSL H8-0458:
- a CDS encoding type II toxin-antitoxin system SpoIISB family antitoxin, producing MKEPTDHEKPKLKTKSTMKVMKKKSRINLPDFEVSPHTERIIKENKRLINVYTKK from the coding sequence ATGAAGGAACCCACGGACCATGAAAAACCTAAATTAAAAACAAAGAGCACCATGAAAGTGATGAAAAAAAAGTCTCGCATCAACCTTCCCGATTTTGAAGTCAGCCCGCACACTGAACGAATTATCAAAGAGAATAAAAGGTTGATAAACGTTTATACAAAAAAGTAA